One genomic region from Prionailurus bengalensis isolate Pbe53 chromosome C1, Fcat_Pben_1.1_paternal_pri, whole genome shotgun sequence encodes:
- the LOC122479642 gene encoding olfactory receptor 1052-like, producing MHFHYGFFFSHCFVAMTPLEMNNQTDVTEFIFLGFSNHPKLQGLFFLVFLLIYLTTFLGNMLIITATRISPALHTPMYYFLSNLSFLDICYTSTTIPVMLVNFFREKKTISYEGCLSQIFFLVSCAGTEGVLLAAMAYDRYVAICHPLQYPVLMRVKVCIFLVTGSWLCGLVNSVTHTVLAATLTLCGPNQISHFLCDIPLLLKLSCSDTSLNESVLHVASATIGLSPCLFTGVSYILIISSILRIPSAQGRSKAFSTCASHLTVVVVFYGTANFNYDRTNIGYNLDTDILVSVLFCVITPMLNPIIYSLRNKEVKGALRKLAR from the coding sequence ATGCATTTTCAttatggcttctttttttctcattgttttgtaGCTATGACACCACTTGAAATGAACAATCAGACAGATGTCACTGAATTCATCTTCTTGGGATTTTCCAACCACCCCAAACTACAGGGcttgtttttcttggtttttttgcTCATTTACCTGACAACGTTCCTGGGGAACATGCTCATTATAACAGCCACTAGAATCAGTCCTGCTCTCCACACTCCAATGTATTATTTCCTCAGCAACCTGAGTTTCTTGGACATCTGTTATACATCCACCACCATCCCCGTCATGCTGGTGAACTTCTTCCGGGAGAAGAAGACCATCTCATATGAGGGCTGCCTCTCCCAGATTTTCTTCCTCGTCTCATGTGCTGGCACTGAGGGTGTCTTATTGGCCGCTATGGCTTATGATCGCTATGTAGCCATTTGCCACCCTCTTCAATATCCCGTCCTCATGCGTGTGAAGGTCTGTATTTTTTTGGTGACTGGGTCCTGGCTGTGTGGGCTGGTGAATTCTGTGACACACACAGTGCTGGCAGCCACACTGACTCTCTGTGGGCCCAACCAAATCAGCCACTTTCTCTGTGACATTCCTCTGCTCCTGAAGCTCTCCTGTTCAGACACCTCTCTCAATGAGTCTGTGCTTCATGTGGCCAGTGCCACCATTGGCCTGAGCCCCTGTCTGTTTACTGGAGTGTCCTACATACTCATCATTTCTTCCATTCTTAGGATTCCCTCTGCTCAGGGCAGGAGCAAGGCCTTCTCTACCTGCGCATCCCACCTCACTGTGGTGGTGGTCTTTTATGGAACAGCCAACTTTAACTATGACAGAACCAACATAGGCTACAACCTGGACACGGATATCCTGGTCTCTGTGCTCTTCTGTGTCATTACCCCCATGTTGAACCCCATCATATACAGCCTGAGAAACAAGGAGGTCAAGGGTGCTCTGAGGAAGCTAGCTAGGTAA